TTTCGGATCGAGCAGGGCGAAGAGCCCTTAAAGGATCAAGGATAGCATCCACCAAAATCCGCGGACTCGCGTCGTTACTCTTCTCGAAAAAACCGATGTCTAAATAACGAAGTGCCCCCGCAGATTCCGCTTCCAAAAGCGGTTTCTTAAAGATGCCGGTGGCGAGTGTCAGATCTGCCCGAAACGGTTCTTCGTCACATTCATCGCCCACACCCGAAGGAAGGTCTATCGAGATCCTCAAACGAATCGAGGGATGGGCGTTCACATAATCGACGATCGTTCGGACTCCCTCTCGCAAAGGCGGGCGAACCTGAAACCCAAGCAAGCCATCGATACACAAGTCAAAAGACTCAGTGCGAAGTTCGTCCAAACTTTCGACCGATGGCGTCTCCAAAATCCGGATATCCGCCGCGTCTTCCAGAATCGACAATGCTCGGTTGGTATTTGGCTTCAGCTCATCTCTCGAATTCGCCAGTATCAAGCTAATCGAAGCGATGCAGGAATGATCCTCGAGCAGAGCCAGAATCCCCAGCAACGCATCGCCGCCGTTGTGCCCCTTACCGATCAGACCAAGTACCGACAATCCCTCTTGCGGATAGCGAGACATGGAGAAATAGCTTCGTATCGCCTGACCCAATTGAGTCCCGACCTTTCGCATGGCCTGCCAAGCCTGCTCTTCCGAATGGATCAGACCCTCTTCCCAGAGGCCTGAGTCCGCGCAGCTTAGGATCGGGTGCGAGAAGTCTGGATTCATCAATACAAGTCGCTCAGCCAATGATCGTGGCGAAGGCGATGGCGTCGGTCGAAGTGTGGGAAAGGCTGATCGCCACCCGACTTCCCCCCAAGCGTTCAAGCAGCTCTTGAGCTTTCGGGTCCAACTGGATTTCAGGCTGACCTCTGCTTCCAGATACCACCCCAATCGAAGTCCAATTAATGAACTCCCCGATCCCCGTAGTAAACGCCTTGGCGACTGCTTCCTTTGCCGCAAAACGAGCCGCGTAGCGCTCCGAAGGGTCGCGGTACTTGGCGCAGTATTCGAGCTCAGCCGGAGTATAAACTCGCTGCAAAAAACGGTCTCCCTGCCGCGCCACCAAATCGCGAATACGATCCACGGATACGATATCCACTCCGATCCCCAGGACGGGGCCTTTGGCGGGCAAAGAGATCTCGTTCATAAA
This genomic interval from Pelagicoccus albus contains the following:
- the acpS gene encoding holo-ACP synthase, with protein sequence MNEISLPAKGPVLGIGVDIVSVDRIRDLVARQGDRFLQRVYTPAELEYCAKYRDPSERYAARFAAKEAVAKAFTTGIGEFINWTSIGVVSGSRGQPEIQLDPKAQELLERLGGSRVAISLSHTSTDAIAFATIIG